In the Malania oleifera isolate guangnan ecotype guangnan chromosome 1, ASM2987363v1, whole genome shotgun sequence genome, one interval contains:
- the LOC131162418 gene encoding protein SOB FIVE-LIKE 3, which yields MDSSKHLFVEGSGSSESGWTLYLVSPPREDNAELSDGNGHANSDRHSDDFNDKDDSDDSMASDASSGPFHVENTCKNGGDASGLARFKHGKKCECTRKCSTREGANKQETENDETSRKGKKEESSMSPNKSAAS from the coding sequence ATGGATTCATCCAAACACTTGTTTGTAGAAGGATCTGGCAGCAGTGAATCTGGGTGGACACTGTATCTTGTTTCTCCACCACGCGAAGACAATGCTGAATTAAGTGACGGTAACGGCCATGCTAACAGCGATCGTCATAGTGATGATTTCAATGACAAAGACGATAGCGATGATTCGATGGCCTCGGATGCTTCTTCTGGGCCATTTCATGTTGAAAACACTTGCAAGAATGGTGGCGATGCCAGTGGCCTAGCTCGTTTCAAGCATGGCAAGAAGTGTGAATGCACTAGAAAGTGTTCTACAAGGGAGGGAGCAAACAAACAGGAGACAGAAAATGATGAAACCAgcaggaaaggaaagaaagaggAATCCTCTATGAGCCCGAATAAAAGTGCCGCTAGTTAA